A genomic segment from Myxococcota bacterium encodes:
- a CDS encoding Gfo/Idh/MocA family oxidoreductase, with amino-acid sequence MATRTLRAAVIGTSFGFLTHARALRAAGIEVHALVGRDAAKTAERAKRGGIPHAFTNLEDALALRDVDIVSIATPPHTHAAIAIAAARAGKHVMCEKPFAANVEEAERMLDAARAAGVVHVLGTEFRFATGQAIATRAIRAGVVGAPRLATFLLLQPSLADPRGEVPAWWSDANEGGGWLGAYASHVVDQMRATLGEWSGLSASLDVVADRPAGFTAEDTFTIHFRTVAGCTGLLQSSAATLGPPAFASRISGPRGTLVIAGDQVSVTTASGTEKLPVPDDLASPPPVPPDRDLLVTAYDMMHSMGIDLAPFTKLFACMRDRILGRPTPPDPVPGTFEDGVALQRILDAIRRSAAAGSWEKLG; translated from the coding sequence ATGGCGACGCGAACGCTGCGCGCGGCGGTGATCGGAACGAGCTTCGGATTCCTCACCCACGCGCGCGCGCTGCGCGCGGCCGGCATCGAGGTGCACGCGCTCGTCGGGCGCGACGCGGCGAAGACGGCCGAGCGCGCGAAGCGCGGCGGCATCCCGCACGCCTTCACGAACCTCGAGGACGCGCTCGCGCTGCGCGACGTCGACATCGTGTCGATCGCGACGCCGCCGCACACGCACGCCGCGATCGCCATCGCCGCCGCGCGCGCGGGCAAGCACGTCATGTGCGAGAAGCCCTTCGCCGCGAACGTCGAGGAGGCCGAGCGCATGCTCGACGCCGCGCGCGCCGCCGGCGTCGTGCACGTGCTCGGCACCGAGTTCCGGTTCGCGACCGGGCAGGCGATCGCGACGCGCGCCATCCGCGCGGGCGTCGTCGGCGCGCCGCGCCTCGCGACCTTCCTGCTGCTGCAGCCGAGCCTCGCCGACCCGCGCGGCGAGGTACCCGCCTGGTGGAGCGACGCGAACGAGGGCGGCGGCTGGCTCGGCGCCTACGCCTCGCACGTCGTCGACCAGATGCGCGCGACGCTCGGCGAGTGGAGCGGGCTGTCGGCGTCGCTCGACGTGGTCGCCGACCGGCCCGCCGGCTTCACGGCCGAGGACACGTTCACGATCCACTTCCGCACCGTCGCGGGCTGCACGGGCCTCCTGCAGAGCAGCGCGGCGACGCTCGGCCCGCCGGCGTTCGCGTCGCGCATCTCGGGCCCGCGCGGGACGCTCGTGATCGCGGGCGACCAGGTGTCGGTGACGACGGCGTCGGGCACGGAGAAGCTGCCCGTGCCCGACGATCTCGCGAGCCCGCCGCCCGTCCCGCCCGACCGCGACCTGCTCGTCACGGCCTACGACATGATGCACTCGATGGGCATCGATCTCGCTCCGTTCACGAAGCTCTTCGCGTGCATGCGCGATCGCATCCTCGGACGGCCGACGCCGCCCGACCCGGTGCCCGGCACGTTCGAGGACGGCGTCGCGCTGCAGCGCATCCTCGACGCGATCCGCCGTTCGGCGGCCGCCGGGAGCTGGGAGAAGCTCGGCTAG